One Anaerolineales bacterium DNA segment encodes these proteins:
- a CDS encoding ABC transporter ATP-binding protein: MPGVTYDHVTKRFDRVVALNDLNLEIKDKEFLVLVGPSGCGKTTALRCLAGLEEVTSGTIKIGTRVVNDIAPKDRDIAMVFQSYALYPHMTVYDNMAFGLKLRRVPRPEIDRRVKEAAEVLGLTDMLKRQPRQLSGGQRQRVALGRAIVREPQVFLLDEPLSNLDAKLRVQTRADISKLHQRLQTTFVYVTHDQTEAMTMATRIAVMRDGILQQLDTPQVLYDKPTNVFVAGFIGSPSMNFFDAKVTRSDSTLFIDAGAFAVPIPADKTQRYASRVGKEIVFGIRPEHIHDPQFAPPGIAVARVESRVDVTEPMGNEVFLYLVSGEHTFIARVDPRTRARMGDRLEVSFDMSQVHVFDRDTQVAVR; encoded by the coding sequence ATGCCTGGCGTCACGTACGATCATGTCACTAAAAGGTTCGACCGTGTCGTTGCGCTCAACGACTTGAATCTCGAGATCAAGGACAAGGAATTCCTTGTCCTGGTCGGACCCTCGGGATGCGGGAAGACCACCGCCCTGCGCTGTCTGGCGGGTCTGGAAGAAGTCACCAGCGGAACGATCAAAATCGGCACGCGCGTGGTGAACGACATCGCCCCCAAGGACCGCGACATCGCCATGGTGTTCCAGTCCTACGCCCTCTATCCGCACATGACCGTGTACGACAACATGGCGTTCGGCCTGAAGCTGCGCCGCGTCCCCCGGCCTGAAATCGACCGGCGTGTGAAGGAAGCCGCCGAAGTCCTGGGCCTCACCGACATGCTCAAGCGCCAGCCGCGCCAGCTTTCCGGCGGCCAACGCCAGCGCGTCGCCCTCGGCCGTGCCATCGTCCGCGAGCCGCAGGTATTCCTCCTCGACGAACCGCTCTCCAACCTGGACGCCAAACTGCGGGTGCAAACCCGCGCCGACATCTCCAAACTCCACCAGCGCCTGCAGACCACCTTCGTCTACGTGACCCACGACCAGACCGAAGCTATGACCATGGCCACCCGCATCGCGGTCATGCGCGACGGAATCCTGCAGCAGCTGGATACGCCCCAGGTCCTCTACGACAAGCCGACCAACGTTTTCGTCGCCGGCTTCATCGGCTCGCCGTCGATGAACTTTTTCGACGCCAAAGTCACCCGCAGCGATTCCACCCTCTTCATCGACGCCGGCGCCTTCGCCGTGCCGATTCCGGCCGACAAGACCCAGCGCTACGCTTCGCGCGTTGGCAAGGAGATCGTCTTCGGCATCCGCCCCGAGCACATCCACGACCCGCAATTCGCTCCGCCCGGCATCGCCGTCGCCCGCGTCGAAAGCCGCGTGGACGTGACCGAGCCGATGGGCAACGAGGTCTTCCTTTACCTGGTCAGCGGCGAACACACCTTCATCGCCCGCGTCGACCCGCGCACCCGCGCCCGGATGGGAGACCGGCTTGAGGTCTCCTTCGACATGAGTCAGGTTCACGTATTCGATCGGGATACGCAGGTCGCGGTCCGGTAG